A genome region from Urocitellus parryii isolate mUroPar1 chromosome X, mUroPar1.hap1, whole genome shotgun sequence includes the following:
- the LOC113176390 gene encoding heat shock transcription factor, X-linked member 3, with protein sequence MASECVKEHSEVQVASLASEEPASKPLSHPPPDPKVDSGQGLDRYGDRALSQDPGSQESQPLEEPSQPPEEPSQLPEGRSQPPEGRSQPPEEPSRPVTSEEGTENLLRLSFPRKLWAVVEDDTFRSVCWGGEGDIMVIEADLFQREVLGRRGAERIFETDSLKNFIRQLNLYGFSKIRPKDASAYSRGKKRMMIYRNSNFQKDKPGLLENICKKGEARSSAQRGTCIPTPLKNPAGRERGASSAKKKKLVPTRRSPRFHHEVKAEHELPQREALDHQGPRGTQPFMPSGVWAMSSVSEQPLENQLPQEPSGPDGDEDGTPSSQATAGMEGEGEVPGSPQGYPDYCSVMSLYNTCYSILLAALSAMSPREPPEDGEGEGEGQGQGEEDDNEEEVQEGSSDYKCALCEQFKDNTGP encoded by the exons ATGGCCAGTGAGTGTGTCAAAGAGCACTCTGAAGTCCAGGTGGCCTCGTTGGCCAGCGAAGAGCCAGCGAGCAAGCCCCTATCTCATCCTCCACCTGATCCCAAGGTGGATTCAGGACAGGGTTTGGACCGGTATGGTGACCGAGCCCTGAGCCAAGATCCCGGCTCCCAAGAGAGCCAGCCACTGGAAGAACCGAGCCAGCCGCCAGAAGAACCGAGCCAGCTGCCAGAAGGTAGGAGCCAGCCGCCAGAAGGTAGGAGCCAGCCACCAGAAGAACCTAGCCGGCCGGTGACCAGCGAGGAAGGCACTGAGAACCTTCTCAGGCTCTCCTTCCCCAGAAAGCTTTGGGCAGTAGTGGAGGATGACACCTTCAGGTCTGTGTGCTGGGGTGGCGAAGGAGACATCATGGTCATCGAGGCTGACCTTTTCCAGAGAGAGGTCCTTGGCCGGAGGGGTGCAGAGAGGATTTTTGAAACTGACAGCCTGAAGAATTTCATTCGCCAGCTGAACCTCTATGGATTCAGCAAGATCCGCCCAAAAGATGCATCGGCTTACTCTCGGGGGAAGAAGAGAATGATG aTCTACCGCAACTCCAATTTCCAGAAGGACAAGCCAGGGCTCCTGGAAAACATCTGTAAAAAAGGAGAAGCGAGAAGCTCTGCTCAGCGTGGGACCTGCATACCAACGCCACTGAAGAACCCGGCTGGGCGAGAGCGCGGCGCGTCGTCTGCCAAGAAAAAGAAGCTGGTCCCTACCAGACGCTCCCCACGCTTCCACCATGAGGTCAAGGCAGAGCACGAGCTGCCCCAGAGGGAAGCCCTGGACCACCAGGGGCCCAGAGGCACACAGCCCTTCATGCCCTCTGGGGTGTGGGCGATGAGCAGTGTCTCTGAACAACCCCTGGAAAACCAGCTCCCGCAGGAGCCAAGTGGCCCCGATGGGGATGAAGACGGCACACCTTCCTCCCAAGCTACTGCCGGAATGGAAGGCGAGGGGGAAGTGCCCGGAAGCCCCCAGGGTTACCCTGATTATTGTTCAGTCATGTCTTTGTACAACACTTGTTATTCCATCCTGCTGGCCGCCCTCTCAGCCATGTCCCCAAGGGAGCCCCCGGAGGAtggtgaaggtgaaggtgaaggCCAAGGCCAGGGCGAGGAGGATGACAATGAGGAGGAGGTGCAGGAGGGCTCCTCAGATTACAAATGTGCACTCTGTGAGCAGTTCAAGGACAACACAGGTCCTTGA
- the LOC144250833 gene encoding melanoma-associated antigen 8-like, producing MSSPGQKRQHHKDKGEPKAQREAPSLNGVRVLRPEEEGASSACISSRSTPTLSKVPCPEPLICAQVPERSSALSVATAPTPGIPFIHLSSSQEAEGPFSWKNLKDHRSLLGDPLDEKMADLVQFLLLKYRMKELTTKAEMLSSVIKNNQEDFPVVFSVASECMHLVFGIHVEEVDPSNHSYAVVNALGLTYDGMQGDDQSMPKTGLLVIILCIIFMVGDRACEQDVWEMLSVMGVYPEREHFIYGEPRKLITEDFVQEQYLEYRQVPGSDPACYEFLWGPRARAETSKMKVLEYWTQVHGSDPRSYPFLYEKALRDEAECAKVSDVARATRVPRGRPRTRKHGRAATRSFHTPHVR from the coding sequence ATGTCATCTCCCGGTCAGAAGCGCCAGCACCACAAGGACAAAGGAGAACCTAAGGCCCAAAGGGAGGCACCAAGCCTCAATGGTGTGCGGGTTCTCAGGCCCGAGGAGGAGGGGGCCTCCTCTGCCTGCATCTCCTCCAGGTCCACACCTACCCTTAGCAAGGTGCCTTGTCCTGAGCCACTGATTTGTGCACAGGTGCCGGAGAGATCTTCCGCTCTCTCTGTTGCCACGGCCCCCACTCCAGGCATCCCGTTCATCCACCTCTCCagcagccaagaagcagaaggTCCATTCTCCTGGAAGAACCTGAAAGACCATAGGTCCTTGTTGGGAGACCCACTGGATGAGAAGATGGCTGACCTGGTGCAGTTCCTGCTTCTCAAGTATCGAATGAAGGAGCTGACCACCAAGGCCGAAATGCTGAGTAGCGTCATCAAAAATAACCAGGAGGACTTCCCTGTGGTCTTCAGTGTGGCCTCTGAGTGCATGCACCTGGTCTTTGGTATCCATGTTGAGGAGGTGGACCCCTCCAACCACTCCTATGCTGTTGTTAATGCTTTGGGCCTCACCTATGACGGGATGCAGGGCGATGACCAGAGCATGCCCAAGACGGGCCTTCTGGTAATCATCCTGTGCATCATCTTCATGGTGGGGGACCGTGCCTGTGAGCAAGATGTCTGGGAAATGCTGAGTGTGATGGGGGTGTATCCCGAGAGGGAACACTTCATCTACGGGGAGCCTAGAAAACTCATCACTGAAGATTTCGTGCAGGAACAGTACCTGGAGTATCGCCAGGTGCCTGGGAGTGATCCTGCTTGCTATGAGTTCCTTTGGGGTCCAAGGGCACGTGCTGAAACCAGCAAGATGAAAGTCCTGGAGTACTGGACCCAGGTCCATGGGAGTGACCCTAGGTCCTACCCTTTCCTGTATGAAAAGGCTTTGAGAGATGAGGCAGAGTGCGCCAAAGTATCAGATGTAGCCAGGGCCACTAGGGTGCCCAGGGGACGGCCCAGGACCAGGAAACATGGCAGGGCCGCAACCCGAAGCTTCCACACCCCCCACGTGAGATAG
- the Eola2 gene encoding protein EOLA2 — protein sequence MKFSCLSFRQPYAGFVLNGVKTLETRWHPLLKSHQNCTIAIHIAQRDWEDSSWRELLVERLQMSPGQIQALLWEGEKFGRGVIAGLVDIGETSQYPENLAPDEVVELENQAVLSNLRQKYLTVVSNPRWLLEPVPQKGGKDVFEVDIPEHLIPVAHKV from the exons ATGAAGTTTTCCTGCCTGTCCTTCCGGCAGCCTTATGCCGGTTTTGTCTTGAATGGAGTCAAGACCCTGGAAACGCGGTGGCATCCCCTGCTGAAGAGCCACCAGAACTGCACCATTGCCATCCACATTGCTCAGAGGGACTGGGAAGACAGCTCCTGGAGGGAGCTGCTGGTGGAGAGGCTGCAGATGAGCCCTGGGCAGATCCAGGCCTTACTCTGGGAAGGGGAGAAGTTTGGCCGAGGAGTGATAGCTG GGCTCGTGGACATCGGAGAAACGTCGCAGTACCCGGAAAACTTAGCTCCCGACGAGGTTGTGGAACTGGAAAATCAAGCTGTTCTTAGCAACCTGCGGCAGAAGTATCTGACAGTGGTTTCAAACCCCAGGTGGTTACTGGAGCCTGTACCCCAGAAAGGGGGAAAGGATGTGTTTGAGGTGGACATCCCGGAACATCTGATCCCCGTGGCACACAAGGTGTGA